One genomic region from ANME-2 cluster archaeon encodes:
- a CDS encoding ABC transporter substrate-binding protein, producing MDNNKIVRIGHLSTFYHTSFVLMGTRWLEKELGLAVEWKMFGGGPAIVDALSKCEVDIGYIGLPPVMIGIDRGVSILCVGGGHVEGTVMIGLPGSRTLDESGGNIAAVLGQFKGGNIGCPPSGSIHDVILRDLLAVHNLAGTIEVQNYSWADFIPDALADGDIVAAIGTPPLSVAAGRTCDAKVLVPPSMLWPWNPSYGIIVSRELLEGRAGLVQDFLRLHEDASNLIRNEPGKAARLVAEMVEVVDEDFIREVYKISPRYCAALPREYIESAMAFVPVLRKLGYIGQELEEDDIFATSLIETLHRGKQHYLL from the coding sequence ATGGACAATAATAAGATCGTGCGTATCGGGCACCTTTCTACCTTCTACCATACGTCTTTCGTATTAATGGGAACCAGATGGCTTGAGAAAGAACTGGGACTTGCCGTGGAATGGAAGATGTTCGGGGGCGGTCCTGCTATCGTGGATGCCCTGTCAAAATGCGAGGTCGATATCGGTTATATCGGATTGCCCCCGGTGATGATAGGTATTGACAGGGGTGTATCTATACTATGTGTGGGTGGTGGTCATGTTGAGGGTACCGTGATGATAGGTCTACCTGGCAGCAGAACGCTTGATGAATCGGGTGGTAATATCGCAGCGGTCCTTGGACAATTTAAGGGAGGGAACATTGGCTGTCCCCCATCCGGTTCTATCCATGATGTAATACTAAGGGACCTGTTAGCCGTTCACAACCTGGCCGGTACAATAGAGGTGCAGAACTACTCATGGGCTGATTTCATTCCTGATGCACTTGCAGATGGTGATATTGTTGCCGCCATCGGTACACCACCGTTGTCGGTAGCAGCAGGGCGTACCTGTGATGCAAAGGTGTTAGTCCCGCCGTCAATGCTCTGGCCATGGAACCCCAGTTATGGCATTATTGTATCCCGGGAATTGCTTGAAGGGCGGGCCGGGCTGGTGCAGGATTTCCTGAGGCTGCATGAGGATGCTTCAAACCTGATACGGAACGAACCAGGGAAAGCGGCCCGTTTGGTTGCTGAAATGGTTGAGGTGGTGGACGAGGATTTTATCAGGGAGGTCTACAAGATATCTCCACGGTACTGTGCTGCGCTTCCCAGAGAGTATATTGAGTCTGCTATGGCATTTGTTCCGGTGCTCAGGAAGTTGGGTTATATTGGGCAGGAGTTGGAAGAGGATGACATTTTTGCCACCTCTTTGATAGAGACCCTCCATAGGGGAAAGCAACATTATCTGTTGTGA
- the wrbA gene encoding NAD(P)H:quinone oxidoreductase, producing the protein MTIKIFIIFYSRYGNTMQMAEAIAEGVRSVEGCRAELRRTAELAPQEVIQRDERWAKMKEHLEKTYPLVKTSDLKEADGAIFGSPTRFGNMASSLKDFWDQTSGIWMEGGLIGKVGGCFTGSATMHGGQETTILTMWIPMIHHGMLISGVPYSEQVLMTTRDGGSPYGPSTVAGPMSDKPPTENDMVIARALGKRVAQLSVKLRS; encoded by the coding sequence ATGACGATAAAGATATTCATTATATTCTATTCCCGGTACGGAAACACCATGCAAATGGCCGAGGCTATTGCAGAGGGCGTCAGGAGCGTGGAAGGCTGCAGGGCAGAGTTGAGAAGGACCGCGGAACTTGCCCCACAGGAGGTTATCCAGCGGGATGAACGCTGGGCCAAAATGAAAGAACACCTGGAAAAAACCTACCCCCTGGTCAAGACCTCTGACCTGAAAGAAGCAGATGGTGCAATCTTCGGATCTCCCACCAGGTTCGGCAATATGGCCTCTTCGTTGAAGGATTTCTGGGACCAGACCTCGGGGATCTGGATGGAAGGAGGTCTCATCGGCAAGGTAGGCGGTTGTTTTACGGGAAGCGCTACCATGCACGGAGGACAGGAGACCACGATTTTGACCATGTGGATACCTATGATACACCACGGCATGCTCATCTCGGGAGTACCCTATTCTGAACAGGTACTGATGACCACCAGGGACGGTGGCAGCCCTTATGGTCCTTCTACTGTGGCAGGTCCCATGTCAGACAAGCCACCAACAGAGAATGATATGGTCATTGCCAGGGCATTAGGAAAACGGGTTGCACAACTGAGTGTAAAATTGCGAAGTTAA
- a CDS encoding DNA-3-methyladenine glycosylase 2 family protein, translated as MYIVNSDFNLDYTLDCGQVFRWKRTGEWWEGVVCGHVIRTRQVEGVLEVQTGLSRDRICEYFRLDDDMQKIYDTINRDAVMDRLVKQYRGLHLIRQQPWECLISYLASSCKSIPNIKDSISNLCIQYGEDLGGHYSFPDPEILSQTTEQLLRQTKLGFRAGNILEVAKLVERGELDLEVPFELEYDEAKRLLMKVRGIGPKIADCVLLFAYDKLEAFPADTHILSVMQEHYGRYLAGPKNRAQNAISEFARSYFGPYAGYAQQYLYYSRISSDSSLPVHCGKL; from the coding sequence ATGTATATTGTCAACAGTGACTTCAATCTCGATTATACGCTGGATTGCGGCCAGGTATTCAGGTGGAAGCGTACCGGGGAATGGTGGGAGGGTGTGGTCTGCGGCCATGTCATACGCACACGTCAGGTTGAGGGTGTGCTGGAAGTGCAGACAGGTCTTAGCAGGGACAGGATATGTGAGTATTTCCGGCTGGATGATGACATGCAGAAGATTTATGACACCATTAACAGGGATGCCGTGATGGACAGGCTTGTCAAACAATATAGAGGACTGCACCTTATACGGCAACAACCCTGGGAGTGCCTCATCTCATATTTGGCCTCAAGCTGCAAGTCCATACCAAACATCAAGGATTCAATATCCAACCTGTGCATTCAGTATGGTGAAGACCTGGGCGGACATTATTCATTTCCTGATCCCGAAATCCTGTCACAGACCACCGAACAATTGTTAAGGCAAACCAAACTGGGTTTCAGAGCAGGGAACATCCTTGAGGTGGCAAAGCTCGTGGAAAGAGGTGAGCTTGACCTGGAAGTGCCCTTTGAACTGGAGTACGATGAAGCAAAAAGGCTGTTGATGAAGGTAAGGGGGATTGGACCCAAGATCGCGGACTGTGTACTGCTGTTCGCGTATGATAAACTGGAAGCCTTTCCTGCTGATACCCATATCCTTTCTGTGATGCAGGAGCATTATGGCAGGTATCTGGCAGGCCCAAAAAACAGGGCGCAGAACGCAATTAGTGAATTTGCCCGTTCGTATTTCGGACCTTATGCCGGATACGCACAGCAGTACCTATACTATTCCAGGATATCTTCTGACAGTTCGTTACCGGTACATTGTGGAAAATTATAA
- the priS gene encoding DNA primase catalytic subunit PriS, giving the protein MNPSTTQFIKARFQEHYRKDPVLSPPDLEHREWGFLMFDPASGMRRHKAFSSTGEMQEYISSMVPAHVYHSAAYYKHPSAGTMAEKTWLGADLIFDIDADHLPVKTDSFREMLEYAKQEIIKLIGFLRDDFGFREDSLHIAFSGGRGYHVHVLDPRVMTLDSAQRREIVDYLSGTGLDIDHLFRKKYVVGDDKKSKTLEFPSQSQGGWGRLVNRALIHHMQVLTSDENAQQKLMEFNNIGKKKALKIIETLNSSEHLERLKNGKFDALSTIPAEFWDDALHKIVGNIQAYIDEPVTADIKRLIRAASSLHGKSGMKVVTLTVDELHRFEPLVDAVVFGDNEIKINVTRPTTVEIMDEQYTLEQGNHVLPEYAAIYLLCRGGAEYTGGIT; this is encoded by the coding sequence ATGAATCCGAGCACAACCCAGTTCATTAAAGCCAGGTTTCAGGAACATTACCGTAAGGACCCGGTCCTGTCCCCGCCAGATCTGGAACATCGGGAATGGGGGTTCCTGATGTTCGACCCTGCATCGGGCATGCGCAGGCACAAGGCTTTCAGTAGCACCGGTGAGATGCAGGAATATATCAGTTCAATGGTTCCTGCCCATGTGTACCATTCTGCTGCATATTATAAGCATCCATCAGCCGGGACCATGGCAGAAAAAACATGGCTGGGTGCAGACCTTATATTTGACATTGATGCTGACCACCTGCCTGTGAAAACTGATTCGTTCAGGGAAATGCTTGAATATGCAAAACAGGAAATCATTAAACTCATTGGTTTTCTGCGGGATGATTTTGGATTCAGGGAAGACAGTCTCCATATCGCCTTCTCGGGTGGCCGGGGGTACCATGTCCATGTACTTGACCCCAGGGTAATGACACTGGACAGTGCCCAGCGCCGGGAGATCGTGGATTACTTAAGCGGCACCGGTCTGGATATTGACCATCTCTTCAGAAAAAAATACGTTGTAGGTGACGATAAAAAATCAAAGACCCTGGAGTTTCCGTCCCAATCACAGGGTGGCTGGGGCAGACTGGTGAACCGTGCGCTGATACATCACATGCAAGTGCTGACCAGTGATGAAAATGCACAACAGAAACTCATGGAATTTAACAATATCGGAAAGAAAAAAGCCCTTAAGATCATAGAAACACTCAATAGTTCGGAACATCTTGAACGACTGAAGAACGGCAAGTTTGACGCGTTAAGTACAATCCCTGCAGAATTCTGGGATGATGCCCTGCATAAGATAGTAGGGAATATCCAGGCGTATATCGACGAGCCCGTGACCGCAGACATAAAACGCCTTATCAGGGCAGCCTCATCCCTGCACGGCAAATCAGGTATGAAGGTCGTAACGCTTACCGTGGATGAGTTACACCGGTTCGAACCCCTGGTGGATGCAGTGGTTTTCGGAGATAATGAGATAAAGATAAATGTTACCAGGCCCACTACAGTTGAGATTATGGATGAACAGTATACATTGGAACAAGGAAATCATGTGCTGCCCGAATATGCAGCCATTTATTTACTGTGCAGGGGCGGCGCAGAGTATACCGGGGGGATAACGTGA
- a CDS encoding 50S ribosomal protein L44e, translating into MKMPTKFRTHCPFCRTHTIHTVERVKKGKASSMTRITRQKHRQTGIGNSGKFSKVPGGDKPTKKVALRYRCNVCKKAYQKKCFRAGKFELKD; encoded by the coding sequence ATGAAGATGCCAACTAAATTCAGGACACATTGCCCTTTTTGCAGGACCCATACTATCCACACCGTGGAGAGGGTCAAGAAAGGAAAAGCATCGTCCATGACACGAATCACCAGACAGAAACACAGACAGACAGGAATAGGTAATTCCGGAAAATTCTCAAAAGTGCCTGGCGGGGACAAACCCACCAAGAAAGTAGCACTGAGATATAGATGTAATGTCTGCAAGAAAGCTTACCAGAAAAAGTGTTTCAGAGCAGGAAAGTTCGAACTGAAGGATTAA
- a CDS encoding 30S ribosomal protein S27e: protein MLQEPKSRFLKVKCNDCENEQVIFGSASSKVVCQVCGRTLSESTGGKSIIKTQILEVLE from the coding sequence ATGCTGCAAGAACCTAAAAGCAGATTTCTCAAGGTCAAATGTAATGACTGTGAGAACGAACAGGTGATTTTTGGTAGTGCCAGTAGCAAGGTAGTATGCCAGGTATGCGGGCGCACACTGTCAGAATCCACAGGCGGAAAATCCATTATTAAAACGCAAATTCTCGAAGTGCTTGAATAA
- a CDS encoding translation initiation factor IF-2 subunit alpha: MERKGWPEPDELVVCSVMQVKDFGAFTQLDEYGQKEGLIHISEVASGWVKYIRDHVREGQKIVCKVVNVDPERQHIDLSLKDVNEHQRRQKIQDWKNEQKAEKWIQYVAEVNNISPEDLEKLVDLLYGAFDSVWDAFDEAMRDGPEPLIEAGVDEKYARTISKIGTDNIKIPHVEISGYVDLTCPLPDGVDVINKSLLAAAKIKTPQDVTVDVSYVGAPRYRIHVIAPDYKKAESVLKSSADAAITVVKKSKGTGLFNRHNEAKA, from the coding sequence ATGGAACGTAAAGGCTGGCCAGAACCTGATGAACTAGTTGTCTGTAGCGTAATGCAGGTAAAGGATTTTGGTGCATTCACTCAACTGGACGAATACGGGCAAAAAGAAGGCCTTATCCATATTTCCGAAGTGGCTTCCGGATGGGTCAAATATATCAGGGACCATGTGAGGGAAGGGCAGAAGATCGTCTGCAAGGTCGTAAATGTAGACCCGGAGAGGCAGCACATTGACCTGTCATTAAAAGATGTTAACGAACACCAGCGCAGGCAAAAGATCCAGGACTGGAAGAACGAGCAGAAGGCTGAAAAGTGGATACAGTACGTTGCCGAGGTCAATAATATCAGCCCCGAAGACCTGGAAAAACTTGTCGACCTGCTCTATGGTGCGTTTGACAGCGTGTGGGATGCTTTTGATGAGGCAATGCGGGACGGACCCGAGCCACTCATTGAAGCAGGAGTGGACGAAAAGTATGCCCGGACCATCAGCAAGATCGGTACCGATAATATCAAGATACCACATGTGGAAATATCCGGGTATGTTGATCTGACATGCCCGCTTCCTGACGGAGTGGACGTCATCAATAAATCCTTACTTGCTGCTGCCAAAATTAAAACTCCCCAGGACGTTACCGTGGATGTCAGTTACGTTGGAGCACCAAGATACAGGATACATGTTATTGCTCCGGATTATAAGAAAGCTGAGAGCGTACTGAAATCGTCAGCCGATGCTGCAATTACCGTTGTAAAAAAATCAAAAGGTACTGGCCTGTTCAACAGGCACAATGAAGCAAAAGCTTAG
- a CDS encoding RNA-protein complex protein Nop10: protein MGQHINKCALCNNYTLKDSCPLCGGSVINPRPARFSLEDRYGKYRRLLKTQT from the coding sequence ATGGGACAGCATATCAATAAATGTGCATTATGTAATAATTATACATTAAAAGACAGCTGCCCTCTTTGCGGTGGCTCAGTGATCAATCCAAGACCTGCAAGGTTCTCGCTTGAGGACAGGTACGGGAAATACAGGCGCCTGTTAAAGACCCAAACGTAA
- a CDS encoding proteasome assembly chaperone family protein — MKETVVKILKTVELKDPIMIEGLPGVGHVGKLVAEHMVEELDVEKVVEIYSPHFPPQVLVQDDFTVHLVKNEIYACKSEDKKDMLIVVGDHQSATNEGHYEISSIILDIAEEYGVTRIYTLGGYVTGQLDEKRTVLGAVNNIDLVEEMKGHGVEFRKNEPAGGIVGVSGLLLGMGGLRNMDAVCLMGTTSGYLVDPKSAQAVLEVMSSVLDLKIGAQALEERAKDMERIIAKIVEMEQMQVQTEMGTDDDLRYIG; from the coding sequence ATGAAAGAAACTGTTGTTAAAATACTCAAAACAGTTGAACTTAAAGACCCCATCATGATAGAAGGGTTGCCGGGTGTGGGCCATGTGGGGAAACTGGTTGCTGAACATATGGTGGAAGAGTTGGATGTTGAGAAAGTAGTTGAGATATATTCACCGCATTTTCCACCCCAGGTGCTCGTTCAAGATGATTTTACCGTCCACCTGGTCAAGAACGAGATATATGCATGCAAGTCTGAGGACAAGAAGGATATGCTCATTGTTGTGGGTGACCACCAGAGCGCTACCAATGAAGGACATTACGAGATCAGCAGCATAATACTGGACATTGCTGAAGAATACGGTGTGACACGAATATATACTCTTGGCGGTTATGTGACAGGACAACTTGATGAAAAACGTACGGTCCTGGGTGCCGTAAATAATATTGACCTGGTCGAGGAAATGAAAGGACATGGCGTGGAGTTCAGGAAGAATGAACCGGCCGGGGGTATTGTAGGCGTATCCGGCCTGCTGCTGGGTATGGGTGGACTCAGGAATATGGATGCAGTTTGTCTTATGGGCACCACTTCAGGTTATCTTGTTGACCCAAAGAGCGCCCAGGCAGTCCTGGAAGTCATGAGCAGCGTCCTTGACCTTAAAATAGGTGCCCAGGCTCTTGAAGAGCGGGCAAAGGACATGGAACGTATCATCGCCAAGATCGTAGAAATGGAACAGATGCAGGTCCAGACTGAAATGGGTACCGATGATGACCTGAGATATATAGGATAA
- a CDS encoding roadblock/LC7 domain-containing protein translates to MTGDILTELVELLDRFTIRKGIEAAVITTRDGITLTSSVGHRINPKTLAAMSSAMHSAADILIGKVSDSSADRVMIECKHSKFIIVDAGPKAVLLV, encoded by the coding sequence ATGACAGGTGACATTTTGACTGAACTGGTGGAACTACTCGACAGGTTCACGATAAGAAAGGGTATAGAAGCAGCAGTTATTACAACCCGCGACGGTATTACCCTGACTTCATCTGTTGGTCACAGAATTAATCCAAAAACACTGGCCGCTATGAGTTCTGCAATGCACAGTGCGGCAGATATTTTGATTGGAAAGGTCAGTGATAGTAGTGCAGACCGTGTTATGATTGAATGTAAACACAGCAAGTTCATAATCGTGGATGCAGGTCCAAAAGCAGTGCTATTAGTGTAA
- a CDS encoding 2-oxoacid:acceptor oxidoreductase family protein, which yields MKRYEICLSGSGGQGLILAGVLLAHAAVNDGKYVTMTSSYGPEARGGASRSSLVMSDKPIDYPLPSKLDLLLTMNQESCNSYLSHLKEDGILLVDSTRVVHPPPIRHYRVPFTSMASQAGAAFAANVTALGTIVGLTGIVKPVSLELALHARIKEEMIPLNETLLKLGLKEGRKLKNHSSEYYTY from the coding sequence TTGAAGCGGTACGAAATCTGTCTCTCCGGGTCAGGCGGCCAGGGTCTCATACTGGCTGGTGTGTTGCTGGCACATGCAGCGGTCAATGACGGAAAGTATGTGACCATGACCAGCAGTTATGGACCCGAGGCGAGGGGCGGTGCCAGCAGGTCAAGCCTGGTGATGAGTGATAAACCTATAGATTATCCTCTGCCGTCAAAGCTGGATCTGCTGCTGACAATGAATCAGGAATCCTGCAATAGTTATCTATCCCATTTGAAGGAAGATGGGATACTGCTGGTAGATTCAACCAGGGTTGTACACCCTCCCCCCATCAGGCATTACCGTGTACCTTTCACCAGTATGGCATCACAGGCAGGTGCAGCATTTGCTGCGAATGTCACAGCCCTTGGTACCATTGTAGGTCTGACTGGGATAGTCAAACCTGTATCCCTTGAGCTCGCTCTTCACGCCCGCATCAAGGAAGAGATGATTCCATTGAATGAAACATTGTTAAAGTTGGGACTGAAGGAGGGCAGGAAACTTAAGAACCACAGTAGCGAGTATTACACCTACTGA
- a CDS encoding 2-oxoacid:acceptor oxidoreductase subunit alpha, with protein sequence MNKRNEVLLQGNEACAMGALAAGMRFFAGYPITPSTEIAEYLSTELPKLNGTFIQMEDEISSMGAIIGASLAGVKSMTATSGPGFSLMQENIGFASMAEVPCVVVNVMRGGPSTGMPTRPSQGDVMQSRWGTHGDHPIIVLCPKSVLECYTLTIRAFNLAEKYRTPVIVLIDGIIGHMWENIEIPPPFEVIDRAKPTVPPEWYHPYEILSGGEITPLIPFGQGYRYHVTGMVHDRSGFPTLVHDEVEQCLKSITNKIKNNLHDIIDIEEYLLEDADICVVAYGSVARSAREAVNQAREEGMKAGMLRPITMWPFPRFHLENIAGRVKTFVVPEMNLGQVYGEVLKSCPNKAVRVTRIDGELVTPDQIFSKMQEVLS encoded by the coding sequence ATGAATAAAAGAAATGAGGTATTGTTGCAGGGGAACGAGGCATGTGCCATGGGTGCGCTTGCGGCAGGAATGCGGTTCTTTGCAGGATACCCTATCACACCCAGTACTGAAATTGCCGAATATCTGTCAACCGAACTACCTAAATTGAACGGTACCTTCATCCAGATGGAAGACGAAATATCCAGCATGGGTGCCATCATAGGTGCTTCATTGGCAGGAGTAAAATCCATGACGGCCACCAGCGGTCCTGGCTTCTCGCTCATGCAGGAGAACATCGGTTTCGCATCCATGGCAGAAGTTCCCTGCGTGGTTGTCAATGTAATGAGGGGGGGACCCAGTACCGGAATGCCAACCCGGCCCAGCCAGGGTGATGTCATGCAGAGTCGCTGGGGTACCCATGGAGACCACCCCATCATTGTGCTGTGCCCAAAGTCTGTACTGGAATGCTATACCCTGACAATCCGTGCCTTCAACCTTGCAGAGAAATATCGGACCCCGGTCATAGTGCTGATTGACGGTATAATAGGCCACATGTGGGAGAACATCGAGATTCCTCCTCCTTTTGAGGTGATAGACCGGGCAAAACCCACGGTCCCTCCTGAATGGTATCATCCCTACGAGATCCTGTCTGGCGGGGAGATCACGCCATTGATCCCATTTGGACAGGGATATCGTTACCATGTGACCGGTATGGTCCATGACAGGTCCGGTTTTCCTACCCTGGTCCATGACGAGGTTGAACAATGTCTGAAAAGCATCACGAACAAGATCAAGAATAACCTGCACGACATCATAGATATTGAAGAGTATCTCCTGGAGGATGCAGACATCTGTGTTGTAGCGTATGGAAGTGTTGCCAGGTCGGCACGTGAGGCAGTGAACCAGGCGCGAGAAGAGGGAATGAAAGCCGGGATGCTAAGACCTATTACCATGTGGCCTTTCCCCAGGTTCCATCTTGAAAATATTGCCGGTAGAGTGAAAACGTTCGTGGTACCTGAGATGAACCTGGGACAGGTCTATGGTGAAGTACTGAAGTCATGTCCCAATAAGGCGGTGCGTGTCACAAGGATTGACGGTGAACTGGTAACACCAGACCAGATCTTTTCGAAAATGCAGGAAGTGTTATCATGA
- a CDS encoding 4Fe-4S binding protein, giving the protein MNSIKEEPIHIFSSWCKQCGICTAICPRKVLEKGPDGYPYAARPEDCILCGMCDAHCPDYAITLREKHEVKEEGEHE; this is encoded by the coding sequence ATGAATTCAATAAAGGAAGAACCCATACACATTTTCTCAAGCTGGTGCAAGCAGTGCGGTATCTGCACAGCCATCTGTCCCAGGAAGGTACTTGAAAAGGGCCCGGACGGTTATCCTTATGCAGCCAGGCCCGAGGATTGTATCCTGTGCGGTATGTGTGATGCCCACTGCCCCGACTATGCTATAACGTTAAGGGAGAAACATGAAGTGAAAGAGGAGGGAGAGCATGAATAA
- a CDS encoding DMT family transporter: MIGIGEITAILAAVFWSIAAIMYKIGLRDVKAMPAILVRTTFAMVFMFLLNTLLHTSDYSMPLIAFFFLSLGGLLRLLLGGYLYFRGLEYASVSRVLPLIFTFPLFTMVLSWLLLKEAIGPGVVMGTVLIVLGIVVLSREKASGSEKNPRMGMLFTLVAAICYAFSIIASRTGLYYVDPLWGAFISLPIPVVAMFVLFSLDKGPAAAFNLDKRSSAILALGGIFGMGLGSYMFFISLTNIGTAQATSLGSITPLFSSLLAVRFLGEKVTIQLLLGIIIVIAGTWLVI; encoded by the coding sequence ATGATAGGTATCGGTGAGATAACAGCCATACTGGCTGCTGTGTTCTGGTCCATAGCCGCAATTATGTACAAGATAGGGCTCAGGGACGTAAAAGCCATGCCGGCGATCCTTGTCAGGACAACATTTGCCATGGTGTTCATGTTCCTGCTAAACACACTTCTTCACACGTCAGATTATTCTATGCCCTTGATAGCTTTCTTTTTTCTTTCTCTGGGTGGACTGCTGCGGCTTCTTCTGGGCGGATACCTGTATTTCCGTGGACTGGAATATGCTTCCGTATCCAGGGTCCTGCCCCTGATCTTCACCTTCCCCCTCTTTACTATGGTGCTCAGCTGGCTGCTCTTGAAAGAGGCCATCGGCCCCGGAGTGGTGATGGGGACCGTCCTTATTGTCCTGGGTATAGTGGTACTAAGCAGGGAGAAGGCTTCAGGTAGCGAGAAAAATCCCCGGATGGGAATGCTGTTCACTCTTGTGGCCGCCATTTGTTATGCATTCTCCATCATTGCCAGCCGGACCGGTCTTTATTATGTTGACCCTCTCTGGGGGGCTTTTATCAGCCTGCCCATTCCCGTGGTGGCCATGTTTGTGCTCTTTTCTCTGGACAAAGGTCCGGCTGCTGCTTTCAATCTGGATAAACGGTCTTCGGCCATTCTTGCCCTTGGTGGGATATTCGGGATGGGGCTGGGCAGTTATATGTTCTTTATCAGTCTAACGAATATCGGCACTGCCCAGGCTACGTCACTCGGTTCGATAACGCCTCTTTTCTCCAGTTTACTGGCAGTAAGATTCCTCGGGGAAAAAGTAACCATTCAACTCCTGCTGGGAATCATCATTGTCATTGCAGGCACCTGGCTTGTTATTTAA